The genomic region GGTCCTCGAAGCTCGGCCGCTTGCCGTGCGAGCAGTCCTTGGCGAGCGCCGCGCCCGCCGAGAGCACGAGGGCGGCGGCACCGAGCAGCGGAACGATGAGGCGAGGCTTCATGTCGATTCTCCTTCTGCGCGAGTCGCGCTCGCGATGCTGGTCGTCAGTGCGAGCGCCATGCCAGCGCCGGGACGCGCGCCGGGGTTGGGTGCGGTGCGAACACGCCACGGCAGGGCTGCGGAATCCGCATGCGCGCGTGCGGATTCCGCAGCCGGTCGCTGGCGCCGGCGGTCGTCGCCACGGGCGCGGCGTGCGGCGCGCGCCTTGCTTTCCAGCGAGGCCGACGTTTTACCCCCGCGCCGCCGGCCCGTACGCTGGTCCGATCCGCATGTCTGCCGCGCCGCCGTCCGATGCCAGCCGCTCCCTGCGCCGCGTGCGCTGGGCGCAGGTGCTCGTCTACGCCGTGCTGGCGCTCGCGCTCGTCGGCTCGGCCGTGCAGAGCTGGGTCGGCGTCCATCGCGTGCGGGCGGAGGTGTCGGCGGGCCAGGGCCGTCGCCTGCTGCACGCGCTCCGTCGCGGATTCCTGGACGGGCGCGTGCCGTCCGCCGAGCAGCTCGCGCGCCAGGTGCGGCGGCACGAGGACCTCGGACTGCGCTGCATCGCCGTGCGCGGGACGCCGCCGCTCATGGCCGGCGACTGCCGGCTCGATGCGGCGGCGGTCACGCGTCTGTTCGCCACCACGCCGCCCGCTACGGTGCACCAGCTCGGGCCGCGCGTCGCGATGGTCGCGCCGCCGCCGATGCGGCATCGCATGCGGCTGCGCCCGCCGCTTCCGGCGGCACCGCTGCTGCTCGTCGTCTACGAGCCGGCGGAGGCGAATGCGCTCGCGCGCTCGGTGCGACGCAGCCTGTTCGTCTCGCTCGCCGCGGTGGTGGCGCTCGTCTTCGCGACCGTCGTCCTATGGCGCCTCACGCGGCGCGCCGAGCTGCTCCAGGACGCCGCCGAGCGTGACCGCCGGCTCGTGACGCTGGGCGAGATGTCGGCGGTCCTGGCGCACGAGATCCGCAACCCGCTCGCGGCGCTGAAGGGCCACGCGCAGCTGCTCCAGGAGCGCCTCGCCGACGGCAGCCCCGAGCACGAGAAGGCGGCGCGGGTGGTGCGCGAGGCCCGTCGCCTGGAAGACCTCACCGAGGATCTCCTGCGCTTCGTGCGCGCGCCGCAGATCGAGCCCGCCCCCGCCGACCCGGCCGCGCTCCTCGCCGAGGCGACGCGCAGCGTCGACGCCGAGCGCATCCGTCTCGACACGACGCGTGCGCCGCATCTGTGGCGGCTCGACGCCGCGCGCATCCAGCAGATGCTCGTGAACCTCCTGCGCAACGCGGTCGAGGCGTCGCCCGCGGACGCTCCCGTCGAGGCGTGCGTCGAGGCCGCCGACGCGGGCCTCGTCTTCACCGTGCGCGACCACGGGGCCGGGCTCCCCGGCGGCGACCCGAGCCGGCTCTTCGAGCCGTTCTACACCACCCGCGTCCACGGCACGGGCCTCGGCCTCGCGGTTGCGCGCCGCATCGTCGAGCTGCACGCTGGCACCATCACGGCGCGCACGCATCCCGAGGGCGGCGGCGAGCTGCGCGTCGTACTGCCCGCGTAGGTTTCCGGCATGGCCCGCATCCTGGTGGTCGACGACGACGACGGCGTCCGCACCTTCCTCGCCGAGGCGCTGGAGGCCGACGGCCACGCGGTCCGCCAGGCGGCGTCGGGGGAGGAGGCCGTCCGGCGGCTCGACGCCGAGGGCTTCCACGTCCTCATCACCGATCTGCGCATGCCGGGGATGGACGGCCTCGCACTGGTGCGCAAGGCGCGCGCCGAGCAGCCCGAGCTGGAGATCGTCGTGCTCACCGCGCACGGCACGGTCGAGACCGCGATCGAGGCGATGAAGCTCGGCGCCTTCGACTACCTCCAGAAGCCGGTGGAGAGCCCGGCGTCGCTGCGCCTCCTCGTCGCCCGCGCGGTCGAGCGGCGTACGCTGCGCGACCGGCGCGAGGAGGACGAGCGCGCGCACGGCGACGCCGTTCGCCTCACCTGGGGGGACCCGGCGATGGTCGCGGTGGAGGAGGCCCTGCGCAAGGTGGCGCGGACCGACGCGACCGTGCTGCTGCTCGGCGAGAGCGGCGTCGGCAAGGAGGTCGCCGCGCGCGCCGTGCACGCCTGGAGCGAGCGTGCGGCGGGGCCGTTCGTGGCCATCAACTGCGCGGCGCTCGCCGAGACGCTGCTCGAGAGCGAGCTGTTCGGCCACGAGAAAGGCGCCTTCACCGGCGCGACCGCGCGCCGTCGCGGACGCATCGAGCTGGCCGAGGGCGGCACGTTCTTCCTCGACGAGGTGGGCGAGCTCAAGCCCGAGCTGCAGGCGAAGCTGCTGCGCGTCCTCCAGGAGCGGCGCTTCGAGCGCGTCGGCGGGGGGCAGACGATCGCCGCCAACGTGCGCTGGATCGCGGCGACGAACCGCGACCTCCGCGCCATGCTCGCCGCGGGCCGCTTCCGCGACGACCTCTATCACCGGCTCGCGGTCTTTCCGGTCCGCCTGCCGCCGCTGCGCGAGCGGCGCCGGGACCTGCTGCCGCTCGCCGAGGCGCTGCTCGCGCGCATCGCCCGCGAGCTGGGCCGCCGCCCGCCGGCGCTGGCGGCGGCGACGCGCGAGCGCCTCGTCGCCGCGCCCTGGCCGGGCAACGTGCGCGAGCTCGGCAATGCGCTCGAGCGCGCCGTGATCCTCGCCGACGGCGCCCCCGAGCTGCGACCCGAGCACCTCGTCCTCGAGCCGCCTCCGGCCGACGCACCGCCGGCGGCGGCGCAGTCGCTCGCCGCGCTCGAGCGCGACGCCATCGCGCGCGCCCTCGCCGACACCGGCGGCAACCGCAAGGACGCGGCCGTGCGCCTCGGCATCGGCCTGCGCACCCTGTACGAGAAGCTGAAGCGCTACGGGCTCGGCTGAGCCGTCACTCGACCTCGACGGCGTCGCCGACGGCCACGCGACCCGGCGTCACCACCGTCGCGTAGAGGCCGAGG from bacterium harbors:
- a CDS encoding two-component sensor histidine kinase, translating into MSAAPPSDASRSLRRVRWAQVLVYAVLALALVGSAVQSWVGVHRVRAEVSAGQGRRLLHALRRGFLDGRVPSAEQLARQVRRHEDLGLRCIAVRGTPPLMAGDCRLDAAAVTRLFATTPPATVHQLGPRVAMVAPPPMRHRMRLRPPLPAAPLLLVVYEPAEANALARSVRRSLFVSLAAVVALVFATVVLWRLTRRAELLQDAAERDRRLVTLGEMSAVLAHEIRNPLAALKGHAQLLQERLADGSPEHEKAARVVREARRLEDLTEDLLRFVRAPQIEPAPADPAALLAEATRSVDAERIRLDTTRAPHLWRLDAARIQQMLVNLLRNAVEASPADAPVEACVEAADAGLVFTVRDHGAGLPGGDPSRLFEPFYTTRVHGTGLGLAVARRIVELHAGTITARTHPEGGGELRVVLPA
- a CDS encoding sigma-54-dependent Fis family transcriptional regulator, translated to MARILVVDDDDGVRTFLAEALEADGHAVRQAASGEEAVRRLDAEGFHVLITDLRMPGMDGLALVRKARAEQPELEIVVLTAHGTVETAIEAMKLGAFDYLQKPVESPASLRLLVARAVERRTLRDRREEDERAHGDAVRLTWGDPAMVAVEEALRKVARTDATVLLLGESGVGKEVAARAVHAWSERAAGPFVAINCAALAETLLESELFGHEKGAFTGATARRRGRIELAEGGTFFLDEVGELKPELQAKLLRVLQERRFERVGGGQTIAANVRWIAATNRDLRAMLAAGRFRDDLYHRLAVFPVRLPPLRERRRDLLPLAEALLARIARELGRRPPALAAATRERLVAAPWPGNVRELGNALERAVILADGAPELRPEHLVLEPPPADAPPAAAQSLAALERDAIARALADTGGNRKDAAVRLGIGLRTLYEKLKRYGLG